From the genome of Thermoflexus hugenholtzii, one region includes:
- a CDS encoding VanZ family protein, with the protein MPTPWSERRRVLERAAREAPRGVRWALTLAWMGVIFLLSAQPHLPQAPEPWLDTLLKKTAHALEYAILAALARWALQAEPVRRPGLLGWLWAVLYAITDEVHQSVVPGRHPSGWDVLIDSAGAWLGAGGWPMGHALRGREAARWEEPVSSIRGDP; encoded by the coding sequence ATGCCTACGCCGTGGAGCGAGCGACGGCGCGTCCTTGAACGGGCTGCGCGAGAGGCCCCCCGCGGGGTCCGCTGGGCCCTCACCCTGGCCTGGATGGGGGTGATCTTCCTCCTGTCCGCCCAGCCCCATCTGCCCCAGGCTCCCGAGCCGTGGCTGGACACGCTCCTTAAGAAAACCGCCCACGCCCTGGAATACGCGATCCTGGCTGCGCTGGCCCGCTGGGCGCTGCAGGCGGAGCCCGTGAGGCGCCCGGGCCTGCTGGGATGGCTGTGGGCCGTCCTCTATGCGATCACCGACGAGGTCCATCAAAGCGTAGTCCCCGGGCGTCACCCCAGCGGCTGGGACGTCCTCATCGACAGCGCGGGCGCCTGGCTTGGAGCAGGGGGATGGCCGATGGGGCACGCCCTCAGAGGCCGGGAAGCCGCCCGCTGGGAGGAGCCGGTTTCCTCCATCCGGGGGGACCCATGA
- a CDS encoding glycosyltransferase family 4 protein: MSWTVVMVGPFGLRPRGTMAARALPMAKALARRGHRVVLVLPPWPNVEDAGRTWEEEGVRILYASLPPRAWPPLAWTHRMVRLILRERPDVVHAFKPKAYAGFVHWILHQLRRAGRFRGALVVDTDDWEGPGGWNDRNPYTPWQRRLFAWQERWGMTRADALTVASRALETLAWAMGIPRRRVFYVPNAALLHAPPRAQPPGPPCVVLYTRFLEFRLERLVYVMGELAQRAEDLVFLYVGKALGDEEERFRVALAEAGLSGRVHWEGWVEPARLPEVLARGHVALYLMDDDLINRAKCPMKLIDLLAVGLPVVADAVGQVPEYIRHGETGWLVPPGDAAAMVEAAWMLLQRPEEAWRIGENARRMILAAHQWEHRMPILEQAYAYAVERATARP, encoded by the coding sequence GGCCCCTTCGGCCTGCGCCCGCGAGGGACGATGGCGGCGCGGGCGCTGCCGATGGCGAAGGCCCTGGCCCGCCGGGGCCACCGGGTGGTCCTGGTGTTGCCGCCCTGGCCGAACGTCGAGGACGCGGGACGGACCTGGGAGGAGGAGGGCGTGCGCATCCTCTACGCGTCGCTCCCTCCACGGGCGTGGCCACCCCTCGCCTGGACCCACCGAATGGTCCGCCTGATCCTCCGCGAGCGGCCGGATGTGGTGCACGCCTTCAAACCCAAAGCCTACGCCGGGTTTGTCCACTGGATCCTCCATCAGTTGCGCCGGGCGGGGCGCTTTCGGGGTGCCCTGGTGGTGGACACCGATGACTGGGAGGGCCCGGGGGGATGGAACGATCGGAACCCCTATACGCCCTGGCAGCGGCGTCTGTTCGCCTGGCAGGAGCGATGGGGGATGACCCGCGCGGACGCCCTGACGGTGGCCAGCCGTGCCCTGGAGACCCTCGCCTGGGCCATGGGAATCCCCCGCCGTCGGGTGTTCTACGTGCCCAACGCTGCCCTCCTCCACGCCCCGCCGCGGGCGCAACCCCCGGGACCGCCTTGTGTCGTCCTCTACACCCGTTTCCTGGAGTTCCGCCTGGAGCGCCTCGTGTATGTGATGGGGGAGCTGGCCCAGCGCGCGGAGGATCTCGTCTTTCTTTATGTAGGCAAAGCGCTCGGTGATGAGGAGGAGCGGTTTCGCGTCGCCCTCGCCGAGGCTGGCCTGAGCGGGCGGGTCCACTGGGAAGGCTGGGTGGAACCCGCCCGACTCCCGGAGGTCCTGGCCCGGGGTCATGTGGCCCTTTATCTCATGGACGACGACCTGATCAACCGGGCCAAGTGTCCGATGAAGCTCATCGACCTGCTCGCCGTCGGGCTCCCGGTGGTGGCCGACGCCGTGGGTCAGGTCCCCGAATACATCCGTCACGGGGAGACCGGATGGCTGGTCCCCCCGGGGGATGCAGCGGCCATGGTCGAGGCGGCCTGGATGTTGCTGCAGCGCCCGGAGGAGGCGTGGCGGATAGGGGAGAACGCGCGACGGATGATCCTCGCCGCCCATCAGTGGGAGCACCGGATGCCGATCCTGGAGCAGGCTTATGCCTACGCCGTGGAGCGAGCGACGGCGCGTCCTTGA